A window of Massilia sp. NR 4-1 genomic DNA:
ATTGTTTGGCATCTTCCGCACCGCCATCGCCGACTGGAATCCGATTCCATCGGCCTCCATGCATCCCAATCTGCTGGAAGGCGACGTGGTCTTCGTCAACCGCGTGGCCTATGACCTGAAGGTGCCGCTGACCGATATCTCGCTGGCGCGCCTGGGCGAACCGCAGCGCGGCGACGTCGTGACCTTCTCCTCGCCCAAGGACGGCACGCGCCTGATCAAGCGTATCGCCGCCCTGCCCGGCGACACGGTGGAGATGCGCGGCGAACGCCTGATCGTCAACGGCAAGCAGGCCGAGTACACGGTGCTGGGCAACCACAGCGAGGACATGGGCGTGGCCGGCCAGTTGCAGGCGCTGCAACTGAGCGAAGCCAATGGCGACGCCAGCTACCGCATCCAGATCCTGCCGCAAGTGCATGCGCGGCGCGACTTTGCACCGCTGGTGATCCCGGCCAACCAGTTCCTGATGCTGGGCGATAACCGCGACAACAGTAGCGACTCGCGCTACATCGGCCTGGTGCCGCGCGACCTGCTGATCGGCCGCGCCGAACGCATCCTGGTTTCGGCCAATATCACCGACCGCTGGCAGCCGCGCTTCGAGCGCATCGGCGCCAGCCTGCGCCCCCAGTAATCCCCGTGGCGGCCGCCCGCCGCCACTTCCCGATTGCCATCCGCCGCCAAATCGCGCTAAAATGAGAATAATTCTTATTTGCGTTTGATTTGGCGATGGCGACGGCGACCACTTTGCAGCTTGATCCGGGCGTGCTCTATCACGAGCATCACGCCTGGCTATTCGGCTGGTTGCGCAAAAAGCTGGGCTGCGCCCACCACGCTGCCGACCTGGCGCAGGACACCTTCTTGCGCATCGTCGCCGCGCGCGACACCCTGCCGCAGCTGGCCGAACCGCGCGCCTGGCTCACCACCACCGCCAAGCGCCTGCTGATCGACCGCCAGCGCCGCGCCCTGATCGACCAGGCGTATATCGCCGAACTGGAACTGCTGGCGCAGGAACTGCCCTGCTATCCCTCGCCCGAGGAAATCCTGCAGGCGGCGCAGGCGCTGAACGCCATTGCCCGCGTGCTGGAAGGCTTGTCCAACAAGGCGCGTGAAGCCTTCCTGGCCCACTATCTGGATGGCGAAAGCCACGCCGCCATTGCCGCCCGCCTGGAAGTCTCGACCCGCATGGTGCACAAATACCTGGTGCAGGCGCTGATGCGCTGCGGC
This region includes:
- the lepB gene encoding signal peptidase I, which codes for MKNWARENKGFLVFLALFGIFRTAIADWNPIPSASMHPNLLEGDVVFVNRVAYDLKVPLTDISLARLGEPQRGDVVTFSSPKDGTRLIKRIAALPGDTVEMRGERLIVNGKQAEYTVLGNHSEDMGVAGQLQALQLSEANGDASYRIQILPQVHARRDFAPLVIPANQFLMLGDNRDNSSDSRYIGLVPRDLLIGRAERILVSANITDRWQPRFERIGASLRPQ
- a CDS encoding sigma-70 family RNA polymerase sigma factor, producing the protein MATATTLQLDPGVLYHEHHAWLFGWLRKKLGCAHHAADLAQDTFLRIVAARDTLPQLAEPRAWLTTTAKRLLIDRQRRALIDQAYIAELELLAQELPCYPSPEEILQAAQALNAIARVLEGLSNKAREAFLAHYLDGESHAAIAARLEVSTRMVHKYLVQALMRCGEALDEPCL